The DNA region CTGTGATCAAAGTCTCGAAACTGAAGTCGGATTTAGTCAAGTTAGAGAAGGAGAAGCGTTGCTGCGAGCTTTATTTCGCGGAGAGGAGGCTGATGCCGGTTTTGCCGAAGCTGCTGGTGAAAGAGTTtgctaagaagaagaagaaccctatcGCGGTTAACCTCAGGCATGGGAACTGGAAAGAGCAGGTTGAGAAAGCTTGTGAATCGGCTCTGTTCTTCGTTGGTACAGGTACGTGTAGCGTTGTTAAGGTGGCGAGATTGTCAATGGGAAGGAAGGAGATTGCAGAGAATGTGATGGTGAGTATAAATGGGATTGGTGATTCAGTTCCTGGTAAATGGAAGAATGTTAGGTTTTTGCATATTAAGTTGCTTGAGAGCATGGCATTGCCTGTTTATGAACAAGTTGGACAACCTTAGCTTAAACACTGATGAATCGATCTGGTTATACAATATAGTcacaggttttggttttgttctgtGGAACTTTTTCTCTTATGGTGATATGCCTACTAGACTAGACAAACTGTCTAGAATGATTATAGTGTTTTTGAAtgcaaaaattttgatttacatGAGTGAGTCTTTTGGTATACTTGAGATGTGCAGAAGGATAAAGCAGAACGATGCTGTTTGAATATGACAGGATggttttttggttatgtttttgaAAGAATCTAGTTTTCCTAGTTTATGAAATTACTTTGTCTTGGCAAAGGTATATTCTATTGAGCTTTCTTCGTTTCACGAATGTGCTTGCATAATAATCTCAAGATttgggttcttcttcaagtttcaATTCTTGGTGTTTATCCCAAATCTCTGGATACATGTGAGTTGAATGTTGATTGAAGCTGATGCATGGGATGGGCACAGTTATGAATAGTAACTTCAAAAAACTCTTTTGTGTATGTGATAGATAGTATAACGAAAAAAGAATCCATCAGATCATCGTTAATAGTTTCGGTATCGTGAATTTGTTATGGTAGACTGTACTGtatacaacaagaaaacacttgTGATAAATGATGAAAgcaaaaggaaccaaaaaaactaaaaattaaatggTTGCAAAAATGTCTTTTAGGGTAAGCTTTATATCTAAAAATGGGAAATATGATTGGAGTAATAAATTTGATACCCATATGGAGTCATTAGAATAATCTAATGGAGTTCTATAACTTTTAAGTATAAATTTAGTTATCATTATTAAATAAGAAAGTAGATATATGATTGGAGCGTTACATTCACGCGCACACTACTAGTCTTCCGTGGGTCCTCCTTTGTCTTTGAACGAGTGTTAAGAAAAATAGACTTTACTCAATTAGTTCAGCAgtggttgagaaaaaaaaaaaaagcacatggCTTCAGTACCATTGGGGCCTCAGCCTCATGCTCTTCTTGCTCCTCCCCCGCCGCAGCTTCTTCACGACGGTGACGCTTCCAAACGCCGTTCTGAAACGGATTCAGATAAGGTTTATGCCTCCCCccctctcgtctctctctctctctctctgttttgacGTCTGTGTTTGGTAAAGAGTGCATTTGAATTTAGAGTTTGGTGGCTGTTCTAGATCTACTCCGATctagctcctttttttttttttttctattattcttTGTTCCATGTCTAAGTTCAGTAGAATCGATTTGTATTCTCGTGCTCATGTTTTTTGTTCGGTCCTCGTTTCTGATCTGAGCTCACCggagagttattttttttactccGACAAGAGCGTTTTTTATATCGGAGACTGCGACTTTTACTTTATATGTTTTGCATGCACCACTAGTTACAGCTAGATTGATTTTTCCGAGCTACAACTTCAATCTTACTCTCTACCGGAGATCTAAGCAACAGTACCCTTTTATTGAATCTTGTGCAAAAATTTAGAGCTGTATTAGTTGATTTCGATTTGGCTAACCTACAAAAATTCAGTCTCTGGATCGCAGGACAAACTATGCATACAAacctagctttgtttttctttcttgtacGTATACTTCGTTTATTTATTTCAACAATATGTTCATTCTTCAAAGTACaatttgcttgtttgtttggatATCTCAAATTATTTATGGACTCTTCATTCCACAAAGTACAATTTACTTGTACATCTCTGAATTCACTCTTGGCAGGTTTTCGAGTATTCCTATAGTTATGTTTTTTCTCTTGCCCCATTGCTTCTCTGTCTCCCTCCCTCCTATCTGTGACCGACAtttattctccttttttttttactttggctTCTCCTTCACTCTGCCATAACTTATTCTCCATTTTACTTGTATGATTTTTCTCTGGCAGAACTTACCTCGGTATATATGATTAATATTGAAGTTTATTTTGATCATTTATGTAATAATAGCATTCTTATACTGTCAATATTTATCCCGAGGCTTGTTAGAAGCAGTAAATGCTTACCATCTCTCTCGTCCACGTTTGTAGTTTAACGACAATAGTTTAACGCCTGTTACTAATATGTGAGGTGGTTTGCAGGAAATGACTGCTGCTGTTATTGAAGGAAATGATGCTGTTACCGGTCATATCATTTCCACTACCATTGGCGGCAAAAACGGTGAACCGAAGCAGGTTAACTTCTAATTTTTGCttatgatctctctctctaactacTTTTTGCCTAGTCGAAGTAATTATGATCTCTTATCTCAACTTCATTTTGTCCCCTACAGACCATTAGTTACATGGCTGAGCGGGTTGTTGGAACAGGTTCATTCGGAATTGTTTTCCAGGTATATTGTGCTCCTCTATGCTAGCATTTACAGGtcataaatcttattttcaCTCTCTGATCAAGCCTAAAAATTACTATTGTAGGCGAAATGCTTGGAAACCGGAGAATCCGTAGCCATTAAAAAGGTCTTGCAAGATCGACGATACAAAAACCGTGAGTTGCAACTAATGCGACTAATGGATCACCCAAATGTCATTTCCTTGAAACACTGTTTCTTCTCCACAACGAGTAGAGATGAGCTCTTCCTCAACCTCGTTATGGAGTATGTACCTGAGACTTTGTACCGGGTTTTGAGGCACTACACTAGTTCAAATCAGAGGATGCCAATTTTCTATGTCAAACTTTACACATATCAAGTATGCACTATTTTTTTGCAGTTTGTCTCACAAATAACCTCTAATATATTAGACTTTGTAACTGATAAAAAATATCTAATGCAGATCTTCAGAGGTTTGGCTTACATCCATACTGTTCCTGGTGTTTGCCACAGAGATGTGaaaccacaaaatcttttgGTACGTTATATAGCATGGCATGTGTTTTGTGACCTTGACTAGTTTTGGATCTAACTTTCTGGTGCATACTGTAGGTTGATCCCTTAACCCACCAGGTTAAGCTGTGTGATTTTGGAAGTGCAAAAGTATTGGTAAGGCTGTTATCCTTTCTTTAACTGAGTTTCTTGTGTTGTCTACTTGCTTATGTTATGTATCTACACATGTAGTTCATGAGTTACCATTGAGTGTGAACTATACCAATTATATTGCTTTCCCCATTACTCAGAAGTTATTTACGTAAGTATAGGCGGTGGCAGAAAAATTCTCGCCTCGTGAAAGCACTCATTTCATGCATTTCTGTTTTGACAATACATTTTAGGTCAAAGGTGAAGcaaacatatcatatatatgctCCCGTTATTATCGAGCTCCGGAACTCATCTTTGGAGCCACAGAGTATACAGCATCCATAGATATATGGTCTGCTGGTTGTGTTCTGGCAGAGCTTCTTCTTGGCCAGGTTAGTGTGGATTTCTTTGCGTTAATCTCTCCAAATAGTGCCTGCCTGATGTTTTATtatctcaaactctctctctttctctctacagCCATTATTTCCTGGAGAAAATTCAGTTGATCAGCTTGTGGAGATCATAAAGGTGAAGTCTCCTTTACTTATATACCTGGATAGTTTTTCTCTTCTAGGTTTATAAGCTACCTAGAATCTGGTATATTTGTTACCATAAGTTCTTGCCGCCTTGTTTTAGGTTCTTGGTACTCCAACTCGTGAAGAAATTCGATGTATGAACCCAAACTACACAGACTTTAGATTCCCACAAATCAAAGCTCACCCTTGGCACAAGGTAAGTCATCTCACCTTTTCTCTGGTCCAACAATTACTTAACCTACACAATAGTCATAAAAGCATGTCATTTATAACATCAACCATATATTGTACCTTTGACCTCCACAGGTGTTTCATAAGCGGATGCCTCCAGAAGCCATTGACCTGGCATCTCGGCTTCTTCAATATTCACCAAGTCTACGCTGCACTGCGGTAAGTAGTCTCTTGTGATaacttgtttttgattttgagtgaTGGAGTGGAAATATAGAAGCTCGtttaaattctctttcaaatgTTGGATGGAGCTGAGACTTATTCtgacatttgtttttctttgtctctttagCTTGAAGCATGTGCTCATCCGTTTTTCAATGAACTTCGAGAGCCAAATGCCCGTCTTCCAAATGGCCGTCCATTACCTCCATTGTTCAATCTTAAACAAGAGGTAAAAAAATCAACTAAGCTCCAAAAAAATGCTGCTTTTGTTTCCTGGAACTTCACCATAACCCAATTGGTTCTTTGTATGTGGAAACAGTTAGGTGGAGCTTCAATGGAGCTGATCAACAGGCTAATACCTGAGCATGTGAGACGACAGATGAGCACAGGATTACAAAACACTGTACATGtctgaagaaaaagagaagaaatcagaTTTACTACTTCTGTTTGATAGTTGACAGGTTCAACAATATATTAACCAGGATTATTATCAGCTTCTATACCCTCTTTAGTTAAGTCAGATTCAGCTTTTTTGAGAACTCAGAAGCTGATAATTGCGTCTATTTCTTTTATTCCTTAGTCTATAGAGTTGAGAGAGACACTGTTCCTCgttgtatttttgtatatgtttttgtccGTAAAACAATTCTGACAGATTCgtggagaaacaaaaaaacgagGTGAACATATTGAACAAATGCCATGTTCGAAAGTTAAGCTACAAGAACGTCTTTGCCTGATGTTTTGTGACATTTGTCATTGAAATGTTACTTGGGGGAAGATCTGCATCTGTTTAGtttattacaattttacaaGTGGTGGGAGTGTCAAAGACAAATACCAACCATGTaccttaaaattaaaaatctcttgCAGGCTAAATTTACCATAGCATAAAACATGATCTTAAAGTAGTTGATTCTTATTTCGTTTCTGATTGCCATAGCCAAAGAGATAATCATCTGATGTCTCACCCTAACCAAATCTACAATCCTCCACTCTAGTTAGAGCAGCAACCCATTCTCTTAAGAACCGATCCGTCTTCTTTAACGTTTATAGTCTCTCCTTTTCCTGGTAAATCGGCCGACGATCCTTCTCCTCTGTTCGATCCATCCACGCTTCTTTTGCTCACTATCTTGTGGATCTGAGTGAGCACTTCTGTGAATGCGTTTTGAACATTGGTTGCGTCTAGAGCTGATGTCTCCATGAAATACAGAGATTCTCTCTCAGCAAAGGCTTTAGCCTCTTCAGTTTTGACTGCCACTAAGTGGCGCAAATCGCACTTGTTCCCAATGAGCATAACCACTATGTTTGGGTCTGTGTGTCCTCTTAGTTCCCTTAACCATCTTGCTGCATTCTCAAAAGTCGCGTGCCTTGTCACATCATAAATAAGCAAAGCACCTACAGCTCCTCTGTAGTAAGCGCTTGTGATTGCTCGGTATCTATCAAAAAGTATAAACAAACCCATGTATAATCTTAGACATGATTTAAGGAGATACAATAACAACCACAGTAATAAGTTCAGTTACACATAACTAGCCGGGGTAAGATTATATTTCGATAAACATACTACTCACAGAACAATCGTTTTGGAGGCACTTCAACGTATCTACCAAATGGAAACTTTTTGTAACGTAACAAACACATAGTTAAGGAAAGAGCTCCactgaaaaattcaaaatccatCTATGTCTAGTGCAACTGTGAAAGCTAAGACTAAGACAGAGGAGATTTAAAGAATGATATGATGTTTTCACCAAGTGTATTGGGTTTAAAAGTCAATCAAACAAAAGCTCGGAAACCTACTTTTGTGTGAAACAGACGGAACAGCACAAAACAAATACAGTAACAACAGAGGTTTAGAGATAAACAGTATGTAGTAAGTCACACATCTCAAAAAGCAAACATTTTTTCTACGGGGATGGACCTAGACAGGAGAGATCAAGGAATCAGTAAATGAACAACCACACTTTTAACTTctgagataaataaaaaaaccaactcTTCATCTTTACAGCACCAAATCACTCCAGATTCATGAAACTCAGATACATAAATCAAACACAATGATTCTATTGTAAATACAGCGAATCGAACTGAGAAACCNaaaaaaaaaaaaaaaaaaaaaaaaaaaaaaaaaaaaaaaaaaaaaaaacgtaaaaaaagGATGAATATGAAAAAGCTTATCCAAAGGATTGGAATCAATCAAGTAAGCAGGAAAGAAGAAGGGAGGAGACGAAATCGGACCTCTCTTGACCAGCAGTATCCCAAATCTGAGCTTTGACGACTTTGCCTTCGACTTTGAGTGTCTTGGTAGCGAACTCGACACCGATGGTAGAC from Camelina sativa cultivar DH55 chromosome 3, Cs, whole genome shotgun sequence includes:
- the LOC104764258 gene encoding ras-related protein RABA1a translates to MSSYKADEEYDYLFKLVLIGDSGVGKSNLLSRFTKNEFNLESKSTIGVEFATKTLKVEGKVVKAQIWDTAGQERYRAITSAYYRGAVGALLIYDVTRHATFENAARWLRELRGHTDPNIVVMLIGNKCDLRHLVAVKTEEAKAFAERESLYFMETSALDATNVQNAFTEVLTQIHKIVSKRSVDGSNRGEGSSADLPGKGETINVKEDGSVLKRMGCCSN
- the LOC104764247 gene encoding shaggy-related protein kinase iota, producing the protein MASVPLGPQPHALLAPPPPQLLHDGDASKRRSETDSDKEMTAAVIEGNDAVTGHIISTTIGGKNGEPKQTISYMAERVVGTGSFGIVFQAKCLETGESVAIKKVLQDRRYKNRELQLMRLMDHPNVISLKHCFFSTTSRDELFLNLVMEYVPETLYRVLRHYTSSNQRMPIFYVKLYTYQIFRGLAYIHTVPGVCHRDVKPQNLLVDPLTHQVKLCDFGSAKVLVKGEANISYICSRYYRAPELIFGATEYTASIDIWSAGCVLAELLLGQPLFPGENSVDQLVEIIKVLGTPTREEIRCMNPNYTDFRFPQIKAHPWHKVFHKRMPPEAIDLASRLLQYSPSLRCTALEACAHPFFNELREPNARLPNGRPLPPLFNLKQELGGASMELINRLIPEHVRRQMSTGLQNTVHV
- the LOC104764238 gene encoding ribosomal L1 domain-containing protein 1-like, with protein sequence MSSTTTMAALPARHLSKVHSNNVNSAVKSLLKWWDSKSKSQKKNSEQLENENENDGFVYLIVTVKRIPQLDRTNPFMIPLPHPLIDLAAEDSPELCLIIDDKHKNKITKEAALKKIEAEKIPITTVIKVSKLKSDLVKLEKEKRCCELYFAERRLMPVLPKLLVKEFAKKKKNPIAVNLRHGNWKEQVEKACESALFFVGTGTCSVVKVARLSMGRKEIAENVMVSINGIGDSVPGKWKNVRFLHIKLLESMALPVYEQVGQP